From the bacterium genome, the window CATATGATGGTGGCTACTGTCCACGGCGAATTCACTGAGTTTGACGGAACTGCCAGCTTCGACCCGGCGGACCTTTCTACTCTGAAGGCAAACTTCACCGTTCAAGTCGCCTCCGTGACCACGGATGACGAGAAGCGCGATGGCCACCTGAAGAGCGCGGATTTCTTCGATGTGGAAAAGTTTCCGACCATGACCTTTGTCTCCAAAAGTGCCAAGCAGACCGCGCCGGGCGTCGCCACTCTGACGGGCGACCTGACGATTCGCGGTGTAACCAAGGAAGTGACCTTCAATATTGAGGGCTTTAACACCGAGATTACCACACCTTGGGGAGTGAAGGCGGTCGGAGGAACAGCTTCAGCGACCATCAATCGTCATGACTTCGGTGTGAGCTGGAACAAGACTCTGGATGCCGGTGGAGTTGTGGTTGCGGACAATGTGAAAATTCAGCTCGAACTTGAGCTGACTCGCCCGGCCAGCTGACCGTACAAGTTGCGGAATCGCTTTTCGCAGGCGAGTTAACTGACGATAGACAACGGCGGCCTTTGGCCGCCGTTGTCGTTTGTTTGCCTTCCTGCGCGGAAGTCAGGAGTTCATGCCAAATGAAACTGATGGCACTGTTCTGTATGAAGGTTTAAGTTTTGTTAAAGCCAAACACAAATGCTGCAACGGCAAGGTTCTGTGCCTCATCGAGATATCGCGCACCCGCATTAGATACCGGGGTCAGGAATCGTTTTCGCTGGTTGAAATGGCCCTATTGTTGCTGTTTGAATTGCTGTTACTTGGTTCAACACAACAAACCCGGTGGGGCTATGCAGGCTACTTTATTGGTTGTAGATGACGATCGCGACATTCGCGAAATCATCAGGCAAGTTGCGGAAATCAAAGACTATGAAGTGATCGAGGCCGGGGACGCGACGGTGGGTCTGGAAAAGATGCGCACCATGGCGCCCGACTTGTCTATTCTCGATGTTGGCCTTCCCGGCGGAGTTGACGGTGTTGAGCTGTGTCAACAGATTCATGAAATTTCGCCACAGCATCCGGTGCTGATCATCAG encodes:
- a CDS encoding YceI family protein, whose amino-acid sequence is MLALAVIISGSQLFAADWSLDKPHSSVNFSVRHMMVATVHGEFTEFDGTASFDPADLSTLKANFTVQVASVTTDDEKRDGHLKSADFFDVEKFPTMTFVSKSAKQTAPGVATLTGDLTIRGVTKEVTFNIEGFNTEITTPWGVKAVGGTASATINRHDFGVSWNKTLDAGGVVVADNVKIQLELELTRPAS